One genomic window of Hippocampus zosterae strain Florida chromosome 12, ASM2543408v3, whole genome shotgun sequence includes the following:
- the slc40a1 gene encoding solute carrier family 40 member 1 gives MENSRANKTCCESIQDFFTSSKFLIYLGHALSTWGDRMWNFAVAVFLVELYGNSLLLTAVYGLVVAGSVLLLGAIIGDWVDRNPRLKVAQTSLIVQNSCVMTCGIILMVVFQFKEQLMEVYNGWLLTVCYILVISIANVANLASTAMSITIQRDWVVVVAGQDSSKLADMNATVRIIDQLTNILAPMLVGQIMAFGSHFIGCGFISGWNLFSMLLEYTLLWKVYQKTPALAVKAGQKEQHEQELKQLSRAKESETGQSPEESSQPLMNAIVPAVKTEPPKERGCCYQATEPLRTLKAGWKAYYNQSIFFAGMSLAFLYMTVLGFDCITTGYAYTQGLNGSILSLLMGASAVSGICGTVAFTWVRKTCGLIRTGFISGVAQLSCLMLCVFSVFAPGSPLDLSVSPFQDLYPHLVGEKALPEAEHLMSVLSGGNVTATSAPAEDLPGPTSYMSVSLLFAGVIAARVGLWSFDLTVTQLIQENVIESERGVINGVQNSMNYLLDLLHFIMVILAPNPEAFGLLVIISVSFVAAGHVMYFYFAFKSLGHRLFLCCSPEQKVEAEGSPSPPNVV, from the exons ATGGAAAATTCCCGAGCCAATAAGACATGCTGTG AATCCATTCAAGATTTCTTCACTTCATCAAAATTCCTAATCTATTTGGGACATGCACTGTCCACTTGG GGTGACCGAATGTGGAACTTCGCTGTGGCCGTGTTCCTGGTGGAGCTGTACGGCAACAGCTTGCTGCTCACCGCCGTGTACGGGCTGGTGGTGGCCGGCTCCGTGCTGCTGCTCGGCGCCATCATCGGCGACTGGGTGGACAGGAATCCCCGACTCAAAG TGGCCCAGACGTCTTTGATCGTGCAGAACAGTTGCGTCATGACGTGCGGGATTATCCTCATGGTGGTATTCCAATTCAAAGAGCAGCTCATGGAGGTCTACAACGGATGGCTGCTG ACCGTCTGCTACATTCTGGTGATCAGCATTGCCAACGTGGCCAACCTGGCCAGCACGGCCATGTCCATCACCATCCAGAGGgactgggtggtggtggtggcgggccAGGACAGCAGCAAGTTGGCAG ATATGAACGCGACGGTGCGGATTATCGATCAGCTGACCAACATCCTGGCCCCCATGCTCGTGGGCCAGATCATGGCCTTCGGCTCGCACTTCATCGGCTGCGGCTTCATCTCGGGTTGGAACCTGTTCTCCATGTTACTGGAGTACACGCTGCTGTGGAAGGTCTACCAGAAGACGCCGGCTCTGGCGGTCAAAGCTgggcagaaggagcagcacgagCAGGAGCTCAAACAACTCAGCCGTGCGAAAG AATCCGAGACAGGCCAAAGTCCAGAGGAGTCCTCTCAACCCCTCATGAACGCAATCGTACCGGCGGTCAAGACGGAGCCCCCCAAAGAGAGAGGGTGCTGCTACCAGGCGACGGAACCCCTGCGCACCCTCAAGGCCGGCTGGAAGGCGTACTACAACCAGAGCATCTTCTTCGCCGGCATGTCCCTGGCCTTCCTCTACATGACCGTGCTGGGATTCGACTGCATCACGACCGGCTACGCCTACACGCAGGGCCTCAACGGCTCCATCCTCAGCCTCCTGATGGGCGCCTCGGCCGTGTCGGGCATCTGCGGAACGGTGGCTTTCACGTGGGTCCGAAAGACGTGCGGCCTGATCCGGACCGGCTTCATCTCCGGCGTGGCGCAGCTCTCCTGCCTCATGCTGTGCGTCTTCTCCGTCTTCGCTCCGGGGAGCCCCTTGGATCTCAGCGTTTCACCCTTCCAGGACCTCTACCCCCACCTGGTCGGGGAGAAGGCGCTACCCGAGGCCGAGCACCTGATGAGCGTCCTTTCCGGTGGGAACGTGACCGCCACCAGCGCGCCGGCCGAAGATCTCCCCGGCCCGACGTCCTACATGTCTGTTAGCTTGCTGTTTGCTGGCGTCATTGCTGCGAGAGTCG GCTTGTGGTCCTTTGACCTGACGGTGACTCAGCTGATCCAGGAGAACGTGATCGAGTCGGAGCGAGGCGTGATCAACGGCGTCCAGAACTCCATGAATTACCTCTTGGACCTGCTGCACTTCATCATGGTGATCCTGGCGCCCAATCCGGAGGCCTTCGGCTTGCTGGTCATTATCTCGGTGTCGTTCGTGGCGGCGGGCCACGTCATGTACTTTTACTTCGCCTTCAAGAGTCTCGGCCATCGTCTGTTCCTCTGCTGCTCGCCGGAGCAAAAGGTCGAGGCGGAGGGCAGCCCCTCGCCTCCCAATGTGGTCTAA
- the cops8 gene encoding COP9 signalosome complex subunit 8: MPAAVIMEENYDKLLEQCEAQELEAPGGITTPQVYAQLLALYLLHNDMNNARYLWKRIPQAIKAANPELAAIWTVGQHIWQRDFPGIYTSIAAYQWSENILPVMEALQESTRQRAHGLVAQAYTSISVEDFAAFVGYSVEDSVKGVVSQGWQADPATRMVMPKKPDPPPVSSVPNEQQLARLTDYVAFLEN, translated from the exons ATGCCTGCCGCGGTGATCATGGAAGAAAACTATGACAAATTATTAGAGCAGTGTGAAGCACAAGAGCTCGAG GCACCAGGAGGCATTACGACCCCTCAAGTTTATGCTCAACTTCTGGCACTGTATTTACTACATAATGATAT GAATAATGCCAGGTATCTTTGGAAGCGGATTCCCCAGGCAATAAAAGCG GCAAATCCCGAATTAGCAGCAATCTGGACAGTTGGCCAGCACATTTGGCAACGAGATTTCCCCGGCATCTACACATCTATTGCGGCTTATCAGTGGTCGGAAAACATTCTCCCAGTAATGGAGGCCCTTCAAG AGAGCACGCGACAGAGGGCCCACGGCCTCGTGGCGCAGGCGTACACTTCCATCAGCGTTGAAGATTTCGCCGCCTTTGTGGGCTACTCGGTGGAAGACAGCGTCAAAG GTGTTGTGAGCCAAGGCTGGCAGGCGGATCCCGCCACCAGGATGGTGATGCCGAAAAAGCCAG ATCCTCCCCCTGTTTCGTCGGTTCCCAATGAGCAGCAGTTGGCCAGACTCACCGACTACGTGGCTTTCCTGGAGAACTGA
- the wdr75 gene encoding WD repeat-containing protein 75 codes for MVEHTNIRVVHRGGSKINFRAPVITRDSKFLLCASGECIKVYSTATEECVLELQGHTDLVTGVLLKPSNHLQVYSCSIDGTVKLWDFADGILMKSYFVGQPIHAIYASGHHEGVVFIVVPDKRTELFQLVALHLPSGDQLAEGLELSAVLPDVKACPESIAFGRGGEYIASVKGLCLVVFFFRKQKTFSFYLKQDSRNGHKNTFTCVACHPKDDVISTGHEDGKIRLWRNFNQKKEYTYLTLHWHHNAVSSLCFTPEGTNLLSGGVESVLVQWKYGQESQRDFLPRLGATITHVTVSPDGALFCTSHADNKITIIKSCVKVSAVIQGLVKGESVATDLMVDPRSKALVLNGKPGHLQFYSLQRDKLLFNLDIVQQEYIHELGLQQVEVVKAAFDASGERLATVEERKPKAAELELCLKLWIFDQQTQSFVLDTTISAPHEAGITAMCFAPAAVDHRTATLVSASKDGHFKAWQQTVSPTQTEDEGPSWECDFVGSYHSLAPQCCCFSADGSLLAIGFQEVVTLWSPATWELLTTFSQPPGDIRNLCFGRLSCSKYLLGTTVKNLLCCWNLLTCSLEWSTSMDVSLLLSDPLSENMAAFCTLDGCSDLFVFKPCEPRPLFCQKAVCPGTVTRAVFSPRDAMQESCDESCQWLNRSQLYFLSQHMDLMTFITQAEEKQLMASNKQLVIDDTVAMTPFHLLLATRRHGGIDLDQPDHPDTSARAQLPQGSAAIKELLQTPAHVLPAATFLCSMFVQSLLISVADSSKTKHIEEEMESEKEEEDSFDDEEDEKTAVVGAKWASMEAGEAAEAAAPAMTRTQARELRRVKKMERGWLSGLLDC; via the exons ATGGTGGAACACACAAATATCCGCGTGGTTCACCGCGGTGGGAGTAAAATCAACTTTCGAGCGCCTGTTATCACACGCGATTCCAA GTTCCTCCTGTGTGCCTCCGGAGAGTGTATTAAAGTGTACAGCACGGCCACAGAGGAGTGTGTTCTTGAGCTGCAGGGACACACCGACctggtcacgggtgtgctgctGAAGCCCTCCAACCACCTGCAG GTCTATTCTTGCTCTATAGATGGCACTGTCAAGCTTTGGGACTTTGCAGATGGTATCCTCATGAag TCTTACTTTGTTGGACAGCCAATTCATGCCATCTATGCCTCTGGACACCACGAAGGAGTCGTCTTCATTGTCGTCCCTGACAAAAGAACGG AGCTGTTCCAGCTAGTGGCGCTACATCTGCCGAGTGGGGACCAGCTAGCGGAGGGCCTCGAACTTTCGGCCGTGCTCCCAGACGTCAAAGCTTGTCCGGAATCCATCGCCTTTGGCAGAGGG GGGGAGTACATCGCTTCAGTCAAGGGTTTGTGTTTGGTGGTCTTTTTCTTCAGGAAGCAGAAGACATTCAG CTTTTACCTGAAGCAAGACAGCAGAAAcggacacaaaaacacattcacgTGCGTCGCCTGTCACCCGAAGGACGACGTCATTTCCACCGGACACGAGGATGGAAAGATTCGCTTGTG GAGAAACTTCAACCAGAAGAAGGAGTACACATATTTGACACTACATTGGCACCACAACGCTGTCAGCTCGCTGTGCTTCACTCCGGAAG GTACCAACCTATTGAGTGGTGGTGTAGAGTCTGTGCTCGTCCAGTGGAAATACGGTCAGGAGAGCCAGCGGGACTTTCTTCCGCGACTCGGAGCCACGATCACACACGTCACCGTCTCGCCCGATGGCGCGCTGTTCTGCACCTCACACGCAGATAACA AAATCACAATTATCAAGAGCTGCGTCAAAGTGTCTGCCGTCATTCAGGGCCTCGTCAAAG GAGAAAGCGTCGCCACAGACTTGATGGTGGACCCTCGCAGCAAAGCTCTTGTCCTGAATGGGAAGCCAGGCCACTTGCAGTTTTACTCCCTTCAAAGAGATAAGCTGCTTTTCAAC TTGGATATTGTGCAGCAAGAGTACATCCACGAGCTGGGATTGCAGCAGGTCGAAGTGGTGAAGGCGGCTTTCGACGCCTCCGGAGAGCGGCTGGCGACGGTCGAAGAGAGGAAACCGAAGGCGGCCGAGTTGGAGCTTTGTTTGAAACTCtggatattcgaccaacaaacGCAAAG TTTTGTGCTGGACACAACCATCTCAGCCCCCCACGAGGCTGGGATTACGGCCATGTGCTTCGCTCCCGCCGCCGTGGACCACCGCACCGCCACGCTGGTGTCTGCCAGTAAAGATGGACACTTCAAAGCCTGGCAGCAGACAGTGTCCCCCACCCAGACGGAAG ACGAGGGTCCGTCGTGGGAGTGCGACTTCGTGGGCTCTTACCACAGCCTGGCGCCTCAGTGCTGCTGCTTCTCAGCCGACGGCTCTCTCCTCGCCATCGGCTTCCAGGAGGTGGTGACTTTGTGGAGCCCGGCCACTTGGGAGCTCCTCACCACGTTCTCTCAGCCACCGGGTGATATCag GAATCTTTGTTTTGGACGACTAAGCTGCTCCAAATACTTGCTGGGAACGACGGTGAAGAACCTGCTCTGCTGTTGGAATCTCCTCACTTGCTCGC TGGAGTGGAGCACCTCCATGGACGTCAGCTTGCTGTTGTCTGACCCGCTGTCTGAAAACATGGCGGCCTTTTGCACTCTAGATGGATGTAGCGACT TGTTTGTGTTTAAGCCCTGCGAGCCGCGGCCGCTGTTTTGCCAAAAGGCCGTGTGTCCGGGGACGGTGACCCGGGCTGTCTTCTCCCCGAGGGACGCCATGCAGGAAAGCTGCGACGAGAGCTGCCAGTGGCTCAACCGATCTCAGCTGTACTTCCTTAGCCAGCACATG GACCTTATGACGTTTATCACTCAGGCGGAGGAGAAGCAACTGATGGCTTCTAATAAACAG CTTGTCATTGACGACACTGTTGCCATGACGCCATTCCACTTGTTGCTGGCCACACGGCGGCATGGAGGAATCGATCTCGACCAACCAGATCATCCCGACACCTCGGCCAGAGCGCAGCTCCCGCAGGGCTCTGCCGCCATTAAGGAG CTTCTGCAGACCCCCGCCCACGTCCTTCCTGCCGCCACTTTTCTCTGCTCCATGTTTGTACAGTCACTCCTCATCTCAGTTGCTGACTCCAG TAAAACCAAACACATAGAGGAGGAAATGGAGAGtgagaaagaggaagaagactccttcgacgacgaggaggacgagAAAACTGCCGTCGTTGGGGCCAAGTGGGCGTCGATGGAAGCAGGCGAGGCGGCCGAGGCCGCTGCACCGGCGATGACCCGAACGCAGGCCAGAGAACTGAGGCGAGTGAAAAAAATGGAGCGTGGCTGGCTGAGTGGCCTCCTGGACTGCTGA
- the trim63b gene encoding E3 ubiquitin-protein ligase TRIM63 codes for MCASVGRIECHRLEGRRYKGRRRRFPGQSRSISEQAHRQTKGASTVIHFKKKPDIFFSTMDVQRTGSLVRPPSPMDSLEKQLSCPICLDMFTKPVVILPCQHNLCRSCASDLYDSRNPYRFSGGVFRCPTCRFEVVLDRHGVHGLQRNLLVENIIDIYKQQVEVSSGGGGGGGGNTEPSLKPKESKEPKCQEHQDERINIYCKSCQIPTCSMCKVFGQHQDCEVAPLESVYQIQKGELSNAIDSLVASNGRLQSLLIQMEDACRAVQENAQRAKQGLSERFDLLYAVLEERKTVLLEQIGKEQDEKVAQLRALSQRYGERLQASADLTESAVRALEQSGAAEFLLAAKGLITQTKDAAKGSMGEERPEPGFEKMDHFAVATEHVEAVLAKMDFGSDDEDDDEDEEEEE; via the coding sequence ATGTGCGCTTCGGTTGGTCGGATCGAGTGTCACCGGCTGGAAGGGAGGCGGTATAaaggacggcgccgccggttCCCCGGACAGAGTAGATCTATAAGTGAGCAAGCGCACCGCCAGACGAAGGGAGCGTCCActgtcattcatttcaaaaagaagccggacattttcttttccaccATGGACGTCCAGAGGACCGGATCCTTGGTTCGCCCGCCGAGCCCGATGGACAGCCTGGAGAAGCAGCTGAGCTGCCCCATCTGCCTGGACATGTTCACCAAGCCGGTGGTCATCCTGCCCTGCCAGCACAACCTGTGCCGCAGCTGCGCCAGCGACCTCTACGACTCGCGCAACCCCTACCGCTTTTCCGGCGGCGTCTTCCGCTGCCCCACGTGCAGGTTCGAGGTGGTGCTGGACCGCCACGGCGTCCACGGGCTCCAGCGGAACCTGTTGGTGGAGAACATCATCGACATCTACAAGCAGCAGGTGGAAgtgagcagcggcggcggcggcggcggcggcggcaacacGGAACCCTCCCTGAAGCCCAAAGAGTCCAAAGAGCCCAAGTGCCAGGAGCACCAAGACGAGAGAATCAACATCTACTGCAAAAGCTGCCAGATCCCCACCTGCTCCATGTGCAAAGTGTTTGGGCAGCATCAAGACTGCGAGGTGGCGCCTCTGGAGAGCGTCTACCAGATCCAGAAGGGCGAACTGAGCAACGCCATCGACAGCCTGGTGGCCAGCAACGGCCGCCTGCAGTCGCTGCTCATCCAGATGGAAGACGCGTGCCGCGCCGTGCAGGAAAACGCCCAGCGGGCCAAGCAGGGCCTCTCGGAACGCTTCGACCTGCTCTACGCCGTCCTGGAGGAGCGCAAGACCGTCCTCCTGGAGCAGATCGGCAAAGAGCAAGACGAGAAGGTGGCCCAGTTGCGGGCGCTGTCCCAGCGCTACGGCGAGCGACTGCAAGCCAGCGCCGACCTCACCGAGTCGGCCGTGCGGGCGCTGGAGCAGAGCGGCGCCGCCGAGTTTCTGCTGGCGGCCAAGGGCCTCATCACGCAGACCAAAGACGCGGCCAAGGGCTCCATGGGCGAAGAGCGGCCCGAGCCGGGTTTCGAGAAGATGGATCATTTCGCCGTGGCGACGGAGCACGTGGAAGCCGTGCTGGCCAAAATGGACTTTGGCTCGGACGACGAAGAtgacgacgaggacgaggaagaagaggaatga